TTCTTGCTTCTGCCTCGATTCCATCTTTCGTCTTTAGGTATGCAATCTCGCTCCTTAGATTGCGGTTCTCAGCTTCAATTCGGGCTATCTCCCGCTCAATCTGCGTTTTCTCTCGAGATTCGCGAGAGTCAAGGATGTAAGGCTCAGTAATCTTGCTTACGATATGCCATAAGCAGAGTACTGCAAGTATGGTTGCAAAAGAATAACCTAGGTTTAATAAAAACCTATACGCTTTTTTAGGGCGCTTCCGTAGCTTTGGAGTCCTCATCAAAAAAATGCTGGGAGTTGCTCTGGGCATCGAATTACTACCCCCACCCAATTGCCTTATTTTATTTACTTTACTTGCCGATGAAAGAGAGGTATTATTT
This Armatimonadota bacterium DNA region includes the following protein-coding sequences:
- a CDS encoding septum formation initiator family protein, with translation MPRATPSIFLMRTPKLRKRPKKAYRFLLNLGYSFATILAVLCLWHIVSKITEPYILDSRESREKTQIEREIARIEAENRNLRSEIAYLKTKDGIEAEARKLGMVKEGEIALIIQSPSKEDSERSAGENAHPNIWQRIAGEIAGFFVTDDRELR